A genomic window from Rhea pennata isolate bPtePen1 chromosome 12, bPtePen1.pri, whole genome shotgun sequence includes:
- the FEZF2 gene encoding fez family zinc finger protein 2 — translation MASSGSLETVMPSSCPRHDGRSGAANPSKTLAFSIERIMAKTSEPKPAFEQRQGGLGLEPEPGKKTLSLCSPLPCVIPIPPLGYEVPSKTLLNYSELWKSSLRGGAGLCKANCGVCCKAELALGQPSGRLIKPQVINQAGAMPAAPRSLYYFNYLDAAYHPADLLHGQLFPSGLLGAPAPGGLSAHQKLFLLENAKLAGLAAEKLPPPPPFAHKERLPGHLDQVMKEAAAAERGGPKGHAKLGAGGGAAEGKPKNFTCEVCGKVFNAHYNLTRHMPVHTGARPFVCKVCGKGFRQASTLCRHKIIHTQEKPHKCNQCGKAFNRSSTLNTHIRIHAGYKPFVCEFCGKGFHQKGNYKNHKLTHSGEKQYKCTICNKAFHQIYNLTFHMHTHNDKKPFTCVTCGKGFCRNFDLKKHVRKLHDSVSSAPPPPRDPARSGQS, via the exons ATGGCGAGCTCGGGGTCGCTGGAGACGGTCATGCCTTCCTCCTGTCCCCGGCACGACGGCCGCAGCGGCGCCGCTAACCCCTCCAAGACCCTGGCCTTCTCCATCGAGCGGATCATGGCCAAGACGTCGGAGCCCAAGCCAGCCTTCGAGCAGAGGCAAGGcgggctggggctggagccGGAGCCGGGCAAGAAAACGCTCAGCCTGTGCTCGCCGCTGCCCTGCGTGATCCCCATCCCGCCGCTGGGCTACGAGGTGCCCTCCAAGACTCTGCTCAACTACTCGGAGCTGTGGAAAAGCAgcctgcggggcggcgcggggctctgCAAAGCCAACTGCGGCGTGTGCTGCAAGGCAGAGCTCGCCCTGGGCCAGCCCAGCGGCCGGCTCATCAAGCCGCAGGTCATCAACCAGGCGGGGGCCATGccggccgccccccgctcccTCTACTACTTCAACTACCTGGACGCCGCGTACCACCCGGCCGACCTGCTGCACGGACAGCTCTTCCCCTCGGGCCTCCtgggcgccccggcgccgggggggctCTCGGCGCACCAGAAGCTCTTCCTGCTGGAAAACGCCAAGCTGGCGGGGCTGGCGGCCGAGaagctgccgccgccgccgcccttcGCGCACAAGGAGCGGCTCCCGGGCCACCTGGACCAGGTGATgaaggaggcggcggcggcggagcgcggcggccccAAGGGCCACGCCAAGctgggcgccggcggcggcgcggccgaggGCAAGCCCAAAAACTTCACCTGCGAGGTGTGCGGCAAG GTGTTCAACGCGCACTACAACCTCACCCGCCACATGCCCGTGCACACGGGGGCCAGGCCGTTCGTGTGCAAGGTCTGCGGCAAGGGCTTCCGCCAGGCCAGCACCCTGTGCCGGCACAAAATCATCCACACGCAG GAGAAACCCCACAAGTGCAACCAGTGCGGGAAGGCGTTCAACAGGAGCTCCACGCTCAACACCCACATCCGCATCCACGCCGGCTACAAGCCCTTCGTCTGCGAGTTCTGCGGCAAGGGCTTCCACCAGAAAG GCAACTACAAGAATCACAAGCTGACCCACAGCGGAGAGAAGCAGTACAAGTGCACGATTTGCAACAAAGCCTTCCACCAGATCTATAACTTGACTTTCCACATGCACACCCACAACGACAAGAAGCCCTTTACGTGCGTGACTTGCGGGAAAGGATTTTGCAGAAACTTTGATTTAAAGAAGCACGTCCGAAAGTTGCACGACAGCGTCTccagcgcgccgccgccgccgcgggaccCTGCGCGCAGCGGGCAGAGCTAA